One segment of Mycolicibacterium sp. YH-1 DNA contains the following:
- a CDS encoding VOC family protein, with protein sequence MSDTTFAPLAHVAVTVRDLAVSVPWYRALIGADPVLDEDTDGGFRHVVFLIGDGMLFGLHQHKTPAPDGDFSEYRVGLDHVGFGCPNRAALEEWATKLDALGIKHGGVVDAGYGSGLSFRDPDGIALEFFAPPG encoded by the coding sequence ATGTCCGACACAACGTTTGCTCCCCTGGCCCACGTGGCAGTCACGGTCCGCGACCTCGCGGTGAGCGTGCCCTGGTATCGAGCGCTCATCGGCGCCGACCCCGTGCTCGACGAGGACACCGACGGCGGGTTTCGCCACGTCGTGTTCCTGATCGGCGACGGCATGCTGTTCGGCCTGCATCAGCACAAGACACCCGCGCCGGACGGCGATTTCAGCGAGTACCGAGTCGGCCTGGACCACGTCGGGTTCGGCTGTCCAAACAGGGCAGCGCTCGAGGAGTGGGCGACCAAGCTGGACGCACTCGGCATCAAGCACGGCGGCGTGGTCGACGCCGGTTACGGGTCAGGCCTGAGCTTCCGCGACCCCGATGGCATCGCCCTGGAGTTCTTCGCGCCCCCGGGCTGA
- the trpS gene encoding tryptophan--tRNA ligase, with protein sequence MSTSDSKRVVFSGAQPTSDSMHLGNALGAVNQWVGMQDDYEAFFCVVDLHAITIPTDLDPAVLRKRTLVTAAQYLALGIDPARSTIFVQSHVPAHTQLAWVLGCFTGFGQASRMTQFKDKSAKQGADATTVGLFTYPVLMAADILAYDTDLVPVGEDQRQHLELSRDVAQRVNARFPGTFVVPEAMIPKAAAKIFDLQDPTAKMSKSAATDTGLIALLDDPAKTAKKIRSAVTDSEREIRFDQQAKPGVSNLLTIQSAVTGASIDKLVDGYVGRGYGDLKKETADAVVEFVTPIKARVDELLADPAELESVLAAGAQRAREVSAKTVQRVYDRLGFLRQTH encoded by the coding sequence ATGAGCACGAGCGACAGCAAGCGCGTCGTCTTCTCCGGCGCCCAACCCACATCCGACTCCATGCACCTCGGCAACGCCCTGGGCGCGGTGAACCAGTGGGTGGGCATGCAGGACGACTACGAGGCGTTCTTCTGCGTCGTCGACCTGCACGCGATCACCATTCCGACCGACCTGGACCCGGCCGTGCTGCGCAAGCGCACGCTGGTGACCGCCGCGCAGTATCTGGCGCTGGGCATCGACCCCGCCCGCAGCACCATCTTCGTGCAGAGTCACGTGCCGGCGCACACCCAATTGGCTTGGGTGCTCGGGTGTTTCACTGGTTTCGGGCAGGCGTCGCGGATGACCCAGTTCAAGGACAAGTCGGCCAAGCAGGGCGCTGACGCGACCACGGTGGGGCTGTTCACCTATCCGGTGCTGATGGCCGCCGACATCCTGGCCTACGACACCGATCTGGTGCCCGTCGGCGAGGATCAGCGCCAGCACCTGGAGCTGTCGCGCGACGTGGCGCAGCGCGTCAACGCGCGCTTCCCGGGCACCTTCGTCGTGCCCGAGGCGATGATTCCGAAGGCCGCCGCCAAGATCTTCGACCTGCAGGATCCGACCGCCAAGATGAGCAAGTCCGCGGCCACCGACACCGGGTTGATCGCCCTGCTGGACGATCCGGCCAAGACCGCCAAGAAGATCCGTTCGGCGGTCACCGACAGCGAGCGCGAGATCCGCTTCGACCAGCAGGCCAAGCCCGGTGTATCGAACCTGCTGACCATCCAGTCGGCGGTCACCGGGGCCAGCATCGACAAGCTGGTCGACGGATACGTCGGACGCGGCTACGGCGACCTGAAGAAGGAGACCGCCGACGCCGTCGTGGAATTCGTCACGCCGATCAAGGCTCGGGTCGACGAACTGCTGGCCGACCCGGCCGAACTCGAGAGCGTTCTGGCCGCGGGCGCGCAACGTGCGCGAGAGGTGTCTGCGAAGACGGTGCAGCGGGTATACGACCGGTTAGGGTTCTTGCGGCAAACCCACTGA
- a CDS encoding exodeoxyribonuclease III — MTSTIVSTINVNGIRAAVKERSPENLGLLPWLKTTLADVVCLQETRADDEQLAEALAPALADGWHLASADPHIKGRNGVAVLGRQAITRVKIGPGVENGVDEFEAHGRYLEVDTGDLTVASVYVPTGEAETDRQLEKERFMAAVAARMADLRGKDRDAVLCGDWNIGHTELDIKAWKANQKKAGFLPSERQWLTDLLATGWVDVVRVLHADVAGPYSWWSWRGKAFDNDAGWRIDYQLANERLAKRVVSARVERAEAYALRWSDHAPVTVEYGAG; from the coding sequence ATGACATCGACGATCGTGAGCACTATCAACGTCAATGGGATCCGCGCCGCCGTCAAGGAGCGATCGCCGGAGAACCTCGGGCTGCTGCCGTGGCTGAAGACCACGCTGGCCGACGTGGTGTGCCTGCAGGAGACCCGCGCCGACGACGAGCAACTCGCCGAGGCGTTGGCGCCCGCGCTGGCCGACGGGTGGCACCTCGCGTCGGCCGATCCGCACATCAAGGGCCGCAACGGTGTTGCCGTGCTGGGCCGTCAGGCCATCACCCGGGTCAAGATCGGGCCCGGTGTGGAGAACGGGGTCGACGAGTTCGAGGCGCACGGCCGCTATCTGGAGGTCGACACCGGCGACCTGACCGTCGCGAGTGTCTATGTCCCCACCGGGGAGGCGGAGACCGACCGGCAGCTGGAGAAGGAGCGGTTCATGGCCGCCGTCGCCGCCCGGATGGCCGACCTGCGGGGCAAGGACCGTGACGCCGTGCTGTGCGGCGACTGGAACATCGGCCACACCGAACTCGACATCAAGGCATGGAAGGCCAACCAGAAGAAGGCTGGCTTTCTGCCAAGCGAACGGCAGTGGTTGACCGATCTGCTGGCCACCGGCTGGGTGGACGTGGTGCGGGTGCTGCACGCCGACGTCGCGGGCCCGTACAGCTGGTGGTCGTGGCGAGGCAAGGCGTTCGACAACGACGCGGGCTGGCGCATCGACTATCAGCTGGCGAACGAGCGGCTGGCCAAGCGGGTCGTGTCCGCCCGGGTGGAGCGGGCCGAGGCGTACGCGTTGCGCTGGTCGGACCACGCACCCGTCACCGTCGAGTACGGCGCCGGGTAG
- a CDS encoding MarR family winged helix-turn-helix transcriptional regulator yields MLAPLMRDLIAAESPVLASHGLSMWGYVVLLALDRGAMRSQSALAEAIGADKTRIIRTLDELQADGHIERHPDPDDRRVRLLAITESGRAVKDAAQAEIQRGEERWLGELDADERRVFLRVLRRLARDEIE; encoded by the coding sequence ATGCTTGCCCCACTCATGCGCGATCTCATCGCGGCCGAGAGCCCGGTGCTGGCCTCCCACGGACTGTCGATGTGGGGGTATGTGGTGCTGTTGGCGCTGGATCGAGGGGCGATGCGCTCTCAGTCCGCGCTGGCCGAGGCGATCGGCGCCGACAAGACCCGCATCATCCGCACCCTGGATGAGCTGCAGGCCGACGGTCACATCGAGCGCCATCCCGATCCCGACGATCGGCGGGTGCGGTTGCTGGCGATCACGGAGTCCGGCCGGGCGGTCAAGGACGCCGCGCAGGCCGAGATTCAACGTGGCGAGGAGCGCTGGCTGGGGGAGTTGGACGCCGACGAGCGCCGGGTGTTCCTGCGGGTGCTGCGACGACTGGCCCGTGACGAAATCGAATGA
- a CDS encoding NADP-dependent isocitrate dehydrogenase: MTAKQPTIIYTLTDEAPLLATYAFLPIVQTFAEAAGIDVTTSDISVAARILAEFSDYLTEEQRVPDNLAELGELTQLPDTNIIKLPNISASVPQLLAAIKELKSKGYDLPDFPGEPKTDEERTIKARYGKCLGSAVNPVLREGNSDRRAPKAVKEYARKHPHSMSPWSQASRTHVATMKHGDFYHSEKSMTLDSARKVRMELLTTGGETIVLKPEVSLDKGDVIDSMFMSKKALCDFYEEQMEDAYKTGVMFSLHVKATMMKVSHPIVFGHAVKIFYKDAFAKHQKLFDELGVDVDNGLSDLYDKIESLPASLHEEIIRDLHACHEHRPELAMVDSAKGISNFHSPSDVIVDASMPAMIRLGGKMYGADGRTKDTKAVNPESTFSRIYQEIINFCKTHGQFDPTTMGTVPNVGLMAQKAEEYGSHDKTFEIPSDGVANIVDNDTGEVLLTQNVEEGDIWRMPIVKDAPIRDWVKLAVTRARDSGMPVVFWLDTERPHENELRTLVKKYLKDHDTEGLTIQIMPQVWAMRYTIERVSRGQDTIAATGNILRDYLTDLFPILELGTSAKMLSIVPLMAGGGLYETGAGGSAPKHVSQLIEENHLRWDSLGEFLALAVSLEDLGKKADNPRATILAKTLDAATGKLLDNDKNPSRKTGELDNRGSQFYLAMYWAAELAAQSEDKELAEHFAPLAKALAENEDAIVAELNEVQGESVDIGGYYYPDREKTASVMRPSKTFNSVLEASNG; the protein is encoded by the coding sequence TTGACTGCCAAGCAGCCCACCATCATCTACACGCTGACCGACGAGGCTCCGCTGCTCGCGACGTACGCCTTTCTGCCGATCGTGCAGACCTTCGCCGAGGCGGCCGGCATCGATGTCACGACGAGTGACATCTCGGTGGCGGCGCGCATCCTTGCCGAGTTCTCCGACTACCTGACCGAAGAGCAGCGCGTGCCGGACAACCTGGCCGAACTGGGTGAGCTGACGCAGTTGCCGGACACCAACATCATCAAGCTGCCGAACATCAGCGCCTCGGTGCCTCAGCTCCTGGCCGCCATCAAGGAGCTGAAGAGCAAGGGCTATGACCTGCCGGACTTCCCCGGTGAGCCGAAGACCGACGAGGAGCGGACGATCAAGGCGCGCTATGGCAAGTGCCTCGGCAGTGCGGTGAACCCTGTGCTGCGCGAGGGCAACTCGGATCGTCGCGCACCCAAGGCGGTCAAGGAGTACGCGCGCAAGCACCCGCACAGCATGAGTCCTTGGTCACAGGCCTCGCGCACCCACGTGGCGACCATGAAGCACGGCGACTTCTATCACAGCGAGAAGTCGATGACGCTGGACAGCGCGCGCAAGGTGCGGATGGAACTGCTGACGACCGGTGGCGAGACCATCGTGCTCAAGCCCGAGGTGTCGTTGGACAAGGGCGACGTCATCGACAGCATGTTCATGAGCAAGAAGGCCCTCTGCGACTTCTACGAGGAGCAGATGGAGGACGCCTACAAGACCGGCGTGATGTTCTCCCTGCACGTCAAGGCCACGATGATGAAGGTCAGCCACCCCATCGTCTTCGGCCATGCGGTGAAGATCTTCTACAAGGACGCCTTCGCCAAGCACCAGAAGCTGTTCGACGAGCTGGGCGTCGACGTCGACAACGGGCTGTCCGATCTGTACGACAAGATCGAGTCGCTGCCCGCCTCGCTCCACGAGGAGATCATCCGAGATCTGCACGCGTGCCACGAGCACCGTCCCGAGCTGGCCATGGTGGACTCGGCCAAGGGCATCTCGAACTTCCACTCGCCCAGCGACGTCATCGTCGATGCCTCGATGCCCGCGATGATTCGCCTCGGCGGCAAGATGTACGGGGCTGACGGACGAACCAAGGACACCAAGGCCGTCAACCCCGAGTCGACGTTCTCGCGCATCTACCAGGAGATCATCAACTTCTGTAAGACCCACGGCCAGTTCGACCCGACGACCATGGGCACCGTCCCCAACGTCGGTCTGATGGCGCAGAAGGCCGAGGAGTACGGCTCCCACGACAAGACGTTCGAGATCCCCTCCGACGGTGTCGCCAACATCGTCGACAACGACACCGGCGAGGTGCTGCTCACACAGAACGTCGAAGAGGGCGACATCTGGCGCATGCCGATCGTCAAGGACGCACCGATCAGGGACTGGGTGAAGCTGGCCGTCACGCGGGCTCGCGACTCCGGCATGCCCGTGGTGTTCTGGCTGGACACCGAGCGTCCGCACGAGAATGAGCTGCGCACGTTGGTCAAGAAGTACCTGAAGGACCACGACACCGAGGGTCTGACCATCCAGATCATGCCGCAGGTGTGGGCCATGCGGTACACCATCGAGCGAGTAAGCCGCGGGCAGGACACCATCGCCGCGACCGGCAACATCCTGCGCGATTACCTCACCGACCTGTTCCCGATCCTGGAACTCGGCACCAGCGCCAAGATGCTGTCGATCGTTCCGCTGATGGCCGGCGGTGGTCTGTACGAGACCGGGGCGGGCGGTTCGGCCCCCAAGCACGTCAGCCAGCTGATCGAGGAGAATCACCTGCGCTGGGATTCGCTCGGCGAGTTCCTCGCGCTGGCAGTCAGCCTGGAGGACCTCGGCAAGAAGGCCGACAACCCGCGCGCGACGATCCTCGCCAAGACGCTGGACGCCGCGACCGGGAAGCTGTTGGACAACGACAAGAACCCGTCGCGCAAGACCGGTGAACTCGACAACCGTGGCAGCCAGTTCTACCTCGCCATGTACTGGGCCGCCGAACTCGCCGCGCAGAGCGAGGACAAGGAGCTGGCCGAGCACTTCGCGCCGCTCGCCAAGGCGCTGGCGGAGAACGAGGACGCCATCGTTGCCGAACTCAACGAGGTGCAGGGCGAGTCCGTCGACATCGGTGGGTACTACTACCCCGATCGGGAGAAGACCGCTTCGGTGATGCGGCCGAGCAAGACGTTCAACTCGGTGCTGGAGGCATCCAACGGCTAA
- a CDS encoding alpha/beta fold hydrolase → MPERDPIHLGSGEPILLLHPFLCSQNVWRTVAEQLADTGRFEVFAPTMVGHNGGARAGSLFLDTATLVDDIERRMDRLGWDTAHIVGNSLGGWVAFELERRGRARTLTAIAPAGGWGKHALTKYETVLKFLLGGPALIAARLMGPRILDLPFARRLATLPVSGPADGPSQPDLIALVEDATHCTAYVQLMVKTLRLPGLLELAKVAAPTHLVLCEKDRVFPSPRGTRYFVDNLPQEAQLTRLEGLGHIPMLEAPGRVTELIADFVDAHTVPERAEVPPTG, encoded by the coding sequence ATGCCAGAACGTGATCCCATCCACCTCGGGTCCGGCGAACCGATCCTGCTTCTGCACCCGTTCCTGTGCTCGCAGAACGTGTGGCGCACCGTGGCCGAGCAGCTCGCCGACACCGGGCGCTTCGAGGTGTTCGCACCGACGATGGTCGGCCACAACGGCGGCGCCAGGGCCGGCAGCTTGTTCCTCGACACCGCCACCCTGGTCGACGACATCGAGCGCCGGATGGACCGGCTCGGCTGGGACACCGCCCACATCGTGGGCAACTCGCTGGGCGGCTGGGTCGCCTTCGAGCTGGAGCGGCGCGGCCGGGCCAGGACCCTGACCGCGATCGCCCCCGCCGGCGGCTGGGGCAAGCACGCACTCACGAAGTACGAGACGGTGCTGAAGTTCCTGCTCGGCGGACCGGCGCTCATCGCGGCGCGGCTCATGGGCCCCCGGATCCTCGATCTGCCCTTCGCCCGCCGCCTGGCGACGCTGCCCGTCAGCGGTCCCGCCGACGGGCCCAGCCAACCCGATCTCATTGCCCTGGTCGAGGACGCGACGCACTGCACCGCCTACGTGCAGCTGATGGTCAAGACACTGCGGCTACCGGGCCTGCTGGAGCTGGCCAAGGTCGCGGCGCCGACGCACCTGGTGCTGTGCGAGAAGGATCGGGTGTTCCCCAGCCCTCGCGGCACCCGCTACTTCGTCGACAACCTGCCGCAGGAGGCCCAGCTGACTCGGCTCGAGGGGCTTGGCCACATTCCGATGCTGGAGGCACCCGGCCGCGTCACCGAGCTGATCGCCGACTTCGTCGACGCCCACACCGTGCCCGAGCGCGCCGAGGTACCGCCGACCGGTTAG
- a CDS encoding TIGR03086 family metal-binding protein, with protein sequence MPIFTAQHRTAVLASVDVVNTVRPTDLHLATPCAGWTLADLLAHMTVQHHGFAAAARGVGADPNVWRVENVVEAVTADPAGTYAAAAHDVLDAFAADGTDEAPFGLPEFGPDAVVPGATAKGFHFVDYVVHGWDVAASLGVPFELPADVIEAVLPIVMAVPDGEFRTQAGSPFARAVESESADDFDRILRHLGRRPDWHPNCETSPPVRSGG encoded by the coding sequence ATGCCTATATTCACTGCGCAACACCGCACCGCGGTCCTCGCCTCCGTCGACGTCGTCAACACCGTCCGCCCCACCGACCTGCACCTGGCCACCCCGTGCGCGGGTTGGACGCTGGCCGACCTGCTCGCCCACATGACCGTGCAGCACCACGGGTTCGCCGCGGCCGCCCGCGGCGTGGGCGCTGATCCGAACGTGTGGCGCGTGGAGAACGTCGTCGAGGCGGTGACTGCCGACCCGGCCGGCACCTACGCCGCCGCGGCGCACGACGTGCTGGACGCATTCGCGGCCGACGGCACGGATGAAGCACCGTTCGGCCTGCCCGAGTTCGGCCCCGACGCGGTCGTCCCCGGCGCGACGGCGAAGGGCTTTCACTTCGTCGACTACGTGGTGCACGGCTGGGATGTGGCGGCCTCGCTCGGCGTGCCCTTCGAACTGCCAGCCGACGTCATCGAGGCGGTGCTGCCGATCGTGATGGCGGTGCCCGACGGCGAGTTCCGCACCCAAGCCGGCTCACCGTTCGCGCGGGCCGTCGAGTCTGAGAGCGCAGACGATTTCGATCGGATCCTGCGCCACCTCGGACGCCGACCGGATTGGCACCCGAATTGCGAAACCTCACCGCCGGTCCGCTCCGGGGGCTAA